Genomic segment of Xiphias gladius isolate SHS-SW01 ecotype Sanya breed wild chromosome 16, ASM1685928v1, whole genome shotgun sequence:
AGTCGAGCAGGTAGGCAGGCTGTgtagacagactgaaaaacGTGGCTGAAAGGCCTCAAGCGTGAGGAGCTGTCAAATCATCGTTAAAGGTGAAGTCTGGTGTGTTTGCAGGCAGCAGGGCAATCGTGATGGAGTGTCAGTTCGGACCTCGCAGGAAAGGACTGCAGCCGAAGAAGAACTGTGAACTCACAGATGAGGTTACATACAAAGCTACCTGTCCTGCCAGGTACACAGCGCGCATGTACATAATCTGAATGCCTGAAACACGAACATGGTACCCTGATGAGCCTGCCATCTGTTTCAGGATCTATATAAAGAAAGTTCGTAAGTTTCCGGAGTTCAGAGTTCCTACAGAGTCGAcagcagacaggaagacagTGAGACAGGAACAGGAGAAGGCCTTTCAGTGTCTGAAGAACCAGAACCTGGAGACAGGAGGGGTCATCAGGTAGAACATGTACAACACACCTGGAACTTTATTTATCACCTGAATgtatggatggattactgaatgggCATACCAGGGCCATGCCCAGGGGTCAGGGGGCCCTGGGCaatttcttgttggaaagtcaatcaagcacaatgattaaaaaagagaCGCGAAACTACTGCAACGGGGCCTTTTAAGTCTGTGCTCGGGCCCAGTGTTTGATAATCCGGCCATGCCTGAACACAGGTCACATCGTGTTAacctgtttctgtgtctgcaggttttACCTCCAGCTCCCCACAGAGAAAGCTCACCTTTATCATACTGTGGACGCACCCCtcatcccccctcctccccttgaCCTCCCCCCTTCCACCAGCCGgtctgaggaagaggaggaggagacaacGGAGGAGACAGTACAGCAGGTAGGAGGAGAGCAGAGTGCCCCTGCAGCTGTAGAGCTCATTACAAactcaacataaaaaaaattacagactaAGGATTTAACTAGTCTGAGAAAGTCCTGGAGGAGGCCCAAGGAGTCATACTGGGGGCGTCAAGAAGTCCTTGGGAAGTTGATTAGCTTAAGGGGTCGTTGAAGAGAAAATGAGGTCCTTCAGAAAGTTGAAGAGTTCCAGGGTCCATGGAAGAGTTGTTGAGGATAACTTGAGGAGGTTTCAAAACTCCTTTAGGATTGTCTACAGTTCATTGAGGGGGGTACTATAGTTCTTTAGGAGAAGCTAAATAGATCTTTCTGGGaggttttaaaggaatacttgAGGAAGTTATGGTGACGTTGAGTCATTAAGAAGGTTTTGAGGTCTTTGAGGAAGTTGAATGAGTCCTTGAATAAGTTCTAGGCTGTCTAGATGAGATTCCAGGAGTTCCTGAGGAAGATCCAGGAGATTATATTGTCAGTGAGGATGTTCTATGGGTCattgagaagaagaaggagaataCAAAGATTCATTGAGGAATATCTAGGGGAGGTATCTAGGGATATCTAAGAGGTCTCAAGAGTCCTTAAAAAAGTTCTAGTGATCCTTAAGAATGTTCTACTTATCCTTGAGATTCCAGGGATTCTTCAGGAAGTTCGGGGAATCCTTAAGGAAGATTCAGGAGTCATTGAACAGGTTCCGTGAATTCTTGATGAAATTTTAGAGGTCTGGAGTTTCTGTTTGTCCTTGAGGAGGTTTAAGTAGTCCTTGTGGAAAATCAGGGCATCCTTGAGGAGCTTTAAGGACTCTTTGAGGACATTCAAGGGGGTAGTTGAGGAGATTACAAGAGTCCCTGTGGAAGCTCAACAAATCCCTTAGGCGGGTTCTTCAGTATTTCTTATTATAGGGGTCCATGAGGAGGATTCAGGAGTCCTTGAGTAGGTTCCAGGAGTTCTTACCAGTAGTGGAGTTAAACCTATAAAATTTGTCCAGAGAAAAGATCATGGAGTCATTAAAATCTAAAGATTCGTGGAGAGCTGGATGGAGATCAAGACGTGTACTGACTATCTGAACAGTGGTGTTTGATTATTGATTGGctaaattgaatttgaattgatTCATGATCCCAGTTTGGTACCAACAGTATCGTCTCTCCCACCCTGTCAGGATGAACTGATCCCGTCTCGTCTCCACCCGCGGGTGGCAGAGAGGATCAGACACCTGGTGGCTGCAGGTCATCATCAGGTCTACACTGTCCGCAAACAGCTCAGGTAGGAATCAAACCTGTGACTCAAACACCTGTGTTACAGTCAGGGGCTGAAATtgttgatgtacagtatgtatgtattatttgTGTGTCATCAGGCGTTTTGTAGAGAAAGAGCTGTTTAATTGTGAGGGACTTCCAGAGAGACACAACCTGAGATTCTTCCCCACTATCAACGACATCAAGAACCACATCCACGAGTCCCAGAAAGCCCTGGGACTGACTGCCAGCAAAACAGAGGTTTTGCAAACACACTTACCAGAAaagaaatatagaatatcaccagatttATCTGTTAAAAGTATGAAAACCCAGACTGCAGTAATAACTCACACTTATCTTAATCCTGCTTATATGGTGTTACAGGTCATGTATcattagtgtgtctgtgtctcccTTTAGTGGACAGAAGACAGTACTGAGCCTCTGATGGAGACTgtcacactgacactgactccTGCTGCTGAAGGTAACGAACACAGACATTTGGTATGGCGTATAATTAGTCTCACAACCcgcacacataaaacaaacacatgcacgtgATGCGAGCACACAGACAGTATCTGCGAGCGGAAAACAGTCCTTGCGAGGGAGCATTTCTGCTCCATGTACACTAAAGTGGACCCACGACCTCGGGACTGTGACGAGCGCGAGCTCGAGCCTCCCGACGCGCTTGCAACTGCTCAACGCTCCCTCCCTGGTCAAGGTGACTTTTGAGACTTTGGAGGCGGGGTCAGTCGCTAACATCTCCGCTCCTTGGGTCACTTTCAACACCTACAGTCTCCTGCCTGGAGAGAGGCCAGGATCCCAGTTTTACTAGTCCTAATGTATTTTGGatattcaaaatgacaatgtggTCTTCTGgaattctttttcattttcactatCTGATATTAAAATTATGACGAATAACAGTTGGATTGTAGATATTTGAAATGGGAGTTtttcctagtttttttttccttctattgCAGAAAAATGGAATTGTGGATatcagaaatgttctttttgacTAGGAAGAACTGAATTGCAACTCTAAGATAATGGATTATTCAGTGAACTCCAGACAACAAACTAAATACAAGCTAATTTCCAGTTGTAGATGTTcatccttctctttttccataCAGGCAAACCTGCCAGTGACTTTGAAAAAATTAGACCGAGGAACACACGAGATTCACACAATTCAGACATTTGAAATGGTGAGAACCAGACAAAATGTCATCACCTGGGGAAAAATGTCTTCACTCCCAAGCTCTCCACCACTCACCGAACCCCTGCAAGACCTGCAGAATGTCCTCAAAGATCCCTTGTATTTAATCAAAGAGTCCATATACTTCCTCAAGGATTCCTGAAACCTCCACAGGGGCCTGTAGAACTTACTCATAGACTATTTGAACCTTTCCATGGACTCTTGGGACCTCAGAACAGATACATTTTCAGCATGTAGGTGGTTCATAATGTCAAgtcaagttttatttatatagcccagtATCACAAATCTGCCTGAAGGGGATTAGCAATCTGTACTGCATTATGGCACCCTCTATGGCTGTAATGAACAAAGCAGCCTGTGGAGGACTGGTTCTGatgtcactgtctctgtctgtagATGTGGATGGCAGTGACTCTTTGTCTTCTGAAGCTGTACAGCTCTTCagttctctctcctctctgcagccGAAGATCTTCGCTCAGCTGCAGGtcagaaaaacatcacaaataatCGGACAGTTCAGAATCAGTCAGTCTGGAGCTGAAGTTAATTACAAAAGTGCAAAATTGGCTTCTTGTTTCTTcagcctctccctcctcctcttctctcgcCCTCCCTGCCACTAGTCGTCAgtccctcctccttcttccaGACTCCTGCAGGGGAGTCAGCAGGGGCATCGGGCTCAGAGGAAAAGCTCGATGAGGGGCAGCAGGTTGGTGGAGGAACCCAGCAGGTGGTTCTACAGAATGAGGAGAAGGTCGAGCTGCAGATCATCGATGCTActgacaacagagaggagggtAATCATAGATGAAGTGATAAATATATTGGAAAGACTGTTCTGTTAGCCCTGcccccttagttactgttgctatgaCTGCTGATCTTGACAGCCTTTACGTTTACAGTGTTAACAGTCTCAGATTCATTTTATGAAATGATgtgtccttgatttcagacacagtAGACAAAggcagcttctcatttctagctggGGACTGATGATTTTACTGAAGTGACAACTGTTTAATGCAGATTTCATCCCCTGTAGCTcgctagctaattaagctaatgCCAGTTCCATTAGCTGGTTGAAAACTGTGTCTCCAGCTGCCTTATTAATGTTTCCAGTGACTCGTTTTAAAGGGAGAACACTGTAAAAGAGTAGTAGTGTtcacttgatggctacatacacATCATGCTAACACAATGACCCTAAAGCAAACAGGTCACCAGTTGATGATCCTTGTAGGAGACATGGAAATCAAAACCCAGCGTAGTTCTTGCATTGTAGTGTGAAGCTAGTTAGTCCTGGAGTTATAagtatgataaagaaaaatgtaaaatcaaacttattattgttattttgttcTAACCGGCTCTCTAAAACGGTTTCCCTGCTTAGCTTACATacttattttcacattttcaaactgtttcacttttaaagttAGAAGAGAAAATGTCGACTAACTAATGTGTAACCTTACCTCAGGTAACTTTAGATGGGGTTGCTGGAGTGCAGAATTccacaaatcagaaaaagagCAGGACAGATCTTTAGCTGGAGTTGCTAAACAGCTTTAGCTCAGTCTGTTAGCATGATGTCACATTATGTAGACGTAAAGTGAATATTTAAGCTCTTTATACAGTAGTCTCCTCTTTAAACGAGTCAGCAGAGAGAATAAGTCAGCTGGGGACAATCTAACGTTAATCATGGGCAAAGTCTGTCAGTCACGTTAGCAGACACTCTGATATGGTATCATTTGGGACTGACTCAACATGATAGATTAAAGTAACCTGTAATCCCACAGTATAATGTAGTTATATTTGTAGTAGCTACTGAATTGCTAAGTTTTGACCTTGGCAGAAACAATAGCTTACATTACCCagacatgctaacattagcaactTACATTCCTCAAACtctggtgtttttgtgtttggaaAGACTAAAAAAAGTCACCAACTGACAGACCTTATGGTGACTTTTTACTGTTATTGGACAATCAATGTCTAAAGGAACGTGGTTAGCAAACAGTTATTTTAGGTTAGTTTTCAGTcataaagtaacaaaatctttcatttctttttcagctcTGATGGATGCAAACATGCTTCATGTGGAGgtgaaagaagacaaagaggCGGTGGAGACGAAAGAGATGGAGGACTCAACTGTTTCATGTTGAATCGGCAGCATTCTAATTCCAATTGCTTTTACTTTGGTGGAACATTATGGAATGGATTTTGTCCTTAGAGCTGCtgcagggcttttattgtgacaCATCTGTGCAGGAAGTGTGATTTTTATTGATGGTAACTTATCAATGATTGAAAAATCAGCAAAGTTGAAGCATTTAGAAATTATTAgtgaatgaaaactgaatttctgtTAGAAAAACAGGGTAAAAGCGTGGTTCTCTCTGCACGGTCTTATAGTCTAAACGTTATCTGGAGTTTTAGTGCATGCTGTCATGTCAGTTTAAAGTTTATGATACAAGTTGTGTGTTCAGGAAAAGAGGGGAGAGTGGTTGTACATTCGAAAACTGCAACTGTGAATTTTGTTGATGTAAATAATATCCTGcattttgtacagttttaatatttgcaCTTTAACTTTAAGATGgaaaaagggtttgaatacattgttttatcagctaatatattttttttatcttcgcAAAAGGCCTCCAAAACAACTTCAGTCGGTTGTgcaataatttcaaatttttgtgaTTATCAATGAAATGGATcgtaacaaaacatttttacaacacagaaaaaaaagtggtatcCTTGATTTAGGGCtgtctcatatatatatatatatacacacacacacacacacacacacacacacacacacacacacacactggttctaatgttttggctgaatgttgtaatgttgttgtgtatgtatgagCTAATCTGGGCAAGAACAGGTGGTGGTTGTGTGGTGTATGGCCCAGCAGCCAAGTCTGTGCTTTCAGACCCGGATGCTGTTCTGGCTCATGCTCTGAGGATTTGTTTAGGGGCAGTGGGGCACCTGTGTGTGCTCTTCAGGTTGAGGCAGGAAAAATGCCACTGTGCCTCCGAAGTCGAAAGACGAAAGAAAGTCATCTGGCTAAGAGGGCCTTGGAGCCCGGTGGGAGAgggaaaagtacaaaaaacGTGTTTTGGATGGGTAGGCAAGGACATGGCAGAACAAATGAAAGTTCACAAATTGAATTTTCCTGAGACACCAGACTGGATGCTGCTAAATACTTGTGTGGCTGTGGAGCTACTGAATATCAATcatagaaataaaacagcagatcTAGTTCAGGAATATCACAGATAGAGGGACAGGAATTATAGTGACTATGTACAGCTTTTCAATGCCGGGTCAAAGGATCCACTAACAGGCAACAGGGGCAGCAGTGGCGGTTCCCAGTCACCAGACTGGGGTCAGTAGGAGAACGTTGAGCCATTTGCA
This window contains:
- the LOC120801370 gene encoding calcium-responsive transcription factor-like isoform X2, whose product is METELDPSDSRLVTMETVADRNTCPGPEQSSDPGSAEWPLPPPTATVTTETKAPPTPPPAGPTPSAPAADTWLSSQLEAAPREPCQNQLIVVEQRGQMLPCERMVIVTGRSEGREVFVIPSNQRAVISSSSPAGPVVGIPVTTVTDNTTNSGRPRSEETTAASRLDVSARMKTLPSSAPSWALRLRSMQKLGDSYRGFCCSEAEMEAVLLLHKQQTCCVFGTRQSPSLDKPASRLMWKSQYVPYDGIPFVNTGSRAIVMECQFGPRRKGLQPKKNCELTDEVTYKATCPARIYIKKVRKFPEFRVPTESTADRKTVRQEQEKAFQCLKNQNLETGGVIRFYLQLPTEKAHLYHTVDAPLIPPPPLDLPPSTSRSEEEEEETTEETVQQDELIPSRLHPRVAERIRHLVAAGHHQVYTVRKQLRRFVEKELFNCEGLPERHNLRFFPTINDIKNHIHESQKALGLTASKTEWTEDSTEPLMETVTLTLTPAAEDVDGSDSLSSEAVQLFSSLSSLQPKIFAQLQSSVPPPSSRLLQGSQQGHRAQRKSSMRGSRLVEEPSRWFYRMRRRSSCRSSMLLTTERRL
- the LOC120801370 gene encoding calcium-responsive transcription factor-like isoform X4, whose translation is METELDPSDSRLVTMETVADRNTCPGPEQSSDPGSAEWPLPPPTATVTTETKAPPTPPPAGPTPSAPAADTWLSSQLEAAPREPCQNQLIVVEQRGQMLPCERMVIVTGRSEGREVFVIPSNQRAVISSSSPAGPVVGIPVTTVTDNTTNSGRPRSEETTAASRLDVSARMKTLPSSAPSWALRLRSMQKLGDSYRGFCCSEAEMEAVLLLHKQQTCCVFGTRQSPSLDKPASRLMWKSQYVPYDGIPFVNTGSRAIVMECQFGPRRKGLQPKKNCELTDEVTYKATCPARIYIKKVRKFPEFRVPTESTADRKTVRQEQEKAFQCLKNQNLETGGVIRFYLQLPTEKAHLYHTVDAPLIPPPPLDLPPSTSRSEEEEEETTEETVQQDELIPSRLHPRVAERIRHLVAAGHHQVYTVRKQLRRFVEKELFNCEGLPERHNLRFFPTINDIKNHIHESQKALGLTASKTEWTEDSTEPLMETVTLTLTPAAEGKPASDFEKIRPRNTRDSHNSDI
- the LOC120801370 gene encoding calcium-responsive transcription factor-like isoform X3 codes for the protein METELDPSDSRLVTMETVADRNTCPGPEQSSDPGSAEWPLPPPTATVTTETKAPPTPPPAGPTPSAPAADTWLSSQLEAAPREPCQNQLIVVEQRGQMLPCERMVIVTGRSEGREVFVIPSNQRAVISSSSPAGPVVGIPVTTVTDNTTNSGRPRSEETTAASRLDVSARMKTLPSSAPSWALRLRSMQKLGDSYRGFCCSEAEMEAVLLLHKQQTCCVFGTRQSPSLDKPASRLMWKSQYVPYDGIPFVNTGSRAIVMECQFGPRRKGLQPKKNCELTDEVTYKATCPARIYIKKVRKFPEFRVPTESTADRKTVRQEQEKAFQCLKNQNLETGGVIRFYLQLPTEKAHLYHTVDAPLIPPPPLDLPPSTSRSEEEEEETTEETVQQDELIPSRLHPRVAERIRHLVAAGHHQVYTVRKQLRRFVEKELFNCEGLPERHNLRFFPTINDIKNHIHESQKALGLTASKTEWTEDSTEPLMETVTLTLTPAAEVVSPSSFFQTPAGESAGASGSEEKLDEGQQVGGGTQQVVLQNEEKVELQIIDATDNREEALMDANMLHVEVKEDKEAVETKEMEDSTVSC
- the LOC120801370 gene encoding calcium-responsive transcription factor-like isoform X1, which translates into the protein METELDPSDSRLVTMETVADRNTCPGPEQSSDPGSAEWPLPPPTATVTTETKAPPTPPPAGPTPSAPAADTWLSSQLEAAPREPCQNQLIVVEQRGQMLPCERMVIVTGRSEGREVFVIPSNQRAVISSSSPAGPVVGIPVTTVTDNTTNSGRPRSEETTAASRLDVSARMKTLPSSAPSWALRLRSMQKLGDSYRGFCCSEAEMEAVLLLHKQQTCCVFGTRQSPSLDKPASRLMWKSQYVPYDGIPFVNTGSRAIVMECQFGPRRKGLQPKKNCELTDEVTYKATCPARIYIKKVRKFPEFRVPTESTADRKTVRQEQEKAFQCLKNQNLETGGVIRFYLQLPTEKAHLYHTVDAPLIPPPPLDLPPSTSRSEEEEEETTEETVQQDELIPSRLHPRVAERIRHLVAAGHHQVYTVRKQLRRFVEKELFNCEGLPERHNLRFFPTINDIKNHIHESQKALGLTASKTEWTEDSTEPLMETVTLTLTPAAEDVDGSDSLSSEAVQLFSSLSSLQPKIFAQLQPLPPPLLSPSLPLVVSPSSFFQTPAGESAGASGSEEKLDEGQQVGGGTQQVVLQNEEKVELQIIDATDNREEALMDANMLHVEVKEDKEAVETKEMEDSTVSC